The Anaerotignum faecicola genome has a window encoding:
- a CDS encoding N-acetylmuramoyl-L-alanine amidase, with amino-acid sequence MLPITKQIKQINCYASQNHPKYIVIHETDNFNKGAGAASHARAHNNGNLATSVHYYVDDAAIYQALNHTDGAWAVGKQYGTPLVAGVNNNNTIN; translated from the coding sequence ATGTTACCAATTACAAAACAAATCAAACAGATCAATTGCTATGCAAGCCAGAATCACCCAAAGTACATCGTAATCCATGAGACTGATAATTTCAACAAAGGGGCCGGAGCAGCTTCCCACGCCAGGGCGCATAATAATGGCAATTTGGCTACATCGGTCCATTATTACGTTGATGATGCAGCGATCTATCAGGCGCTCAACCACACGGACGGAGCCTGGGCAGTCGGAAAGCAGTACGGTACTCCACTGGTGGCCGGAGTCAATAACAACAACACGATCAACA
- a CDS encoding phage holin family protein, with protein VIGAILGVAGMYTMPDFPAADIINAAAVGTVSGLAATGINQAYKQLTK; from the coding sequence GCGTTATTGGGGCAATCCTGGGCGTTGCAGGCATGTACACGATGCCCGACTTCCCGGCGGCGGACATCATCAACGCAGCGGCGGTTGGAACTGTATCGGGGCTTGCAGCTACCGGTATCAACCAGGCGTACAAGCAGCTGACGAAATAA